One window of the Mycobacterium xenopi genome contains the following:
- a CDS encoding SDR family NAD(P)-dependent oxidoreductase codes for MEGFAGKVAVVTGAGSGIGQALAIELARSGAKVAISDVDTEGLARTEERLTAIGAPVRADRLDVTEREAFLAYADQVNEHFGKVNQIYNNAGIAFTGDIEVSQFKDIERVMDVDFWGVVNGTKAFLPHLIASGDGHVINVSSVFGLFSVPGQAAYNAAKFAVRGFTEALRQEMALAGHPVKVTAVHPGGIKTAIARNATAAEGLDKDQLAELFDKRLATTSPQRAARIILDAVRKNKARVLVGTDAKVLDLLVRLTGPGYQRLFTPVLGRMLPR; via the coding sequence ATGGAGGGGTTTGCCGGGAAGGTCGCCGTGGTCACCGGCGCGGGGTCGGGCATCGGCCAGGCGTTGGCCATCGAGCTGGCCCGTTCCGGTGCCAAGGTGGCGATCAGCGACGTGGACACGGAAGGACTGGCTCGGACCGAAGAGCGGCTGACGGCCATCGGTGCGCCGGTCAGGGCGGACCGGCTCGACGTCACCGAGCGCGAGGCGTTCCTGGCCTACGCCGATCAGGTCAACGAGCATTTCGGCAAGGTGAACCAGATCTACAACAACGCGGGCATCGCCTTCACCGGTGACATCGAAGTCAGCCAGTTCAAGGACATCGAACGGGTCATGGATGTCGACTTCTGGGGAGTTGTCAACGGCACCAAGGCGTTTCTGCCGCACCTGATCGCCTCCGGTGACGGGCACGTCATCAACGTCTCCAGCGTCTTCGGCTTGTTCTCGGTGCCGGGCCAGGCCGCCTACAACGCGGCCAAGTTCGCGGTGCGCGGGTTCACCGAGGCCTTGCGACAGGAGATGGCGCTGGCCGGTCACCCGGTGAAGGTGACGGCGGTGCACCCCGGCGGTATCAAGACTGCGATCGCCCGAAACGCCACCGCCGCCGAAGGACTCGACAAGGACCAACTAGCGGAGCTGTTCGACAAGCGGCTGGCCACCACCAGCCCGCAGCGCGCTGCCCGGATCATCCTGGACGCGGTGCGCAAGAACAAGGCGCGGGTGCTGGTGGGCACCGACGCCAAGGTGCTTGACCTGCTGGTGCGGCTAACTGGCCCGGGATATCAGCGGCTGTTCACCCCGGTGCTCGGACGCATGCTGCCCCGCTGA
- a CDS encoding carbohydrate ABC transporter permease, whose product MTVAATEPSATAASESRKSERRLALVLIAPAVILMLAVTAYPVGYAVWLSLQRCNFATPRDTRFVGLANYQTILTDRLWWTAFVVTLAITAVSVAIEFVVGLALALVMHRTVVGKGVVRTAVLIPYGIVTVAASYSWYYAWTPGTGYLANLLPQGSAPLTQQIPSLGIIILAEVWKTTPFMALLLLAGLALVPDDLLKAAHVDGAGPWRRLTKVTLPLIKPAILVALLFRTLDAFRIFDNIYVLTGGSNKTESVSILGYDNLFKGFNLGLGSAISVLIFGCVAIIALIFVKVFGASAPGTDGGGR is encoded by the coding sequence ATGACCGTCGCTGCCACCGAACCGTCGGCCACCGCGGCCAGCGAGTCGCGCAAGTCCGAACGGCGCCTGGCGTTGGTTCTCATCGCCCCCGCGGTGATCCTGATGCTGGCGGTGACGGCTTATCCGGTCGGCTACGCGGTCTGGCTGAGCTTGCAGCGCTGCAACTTCGCAACCCCCCGCGACACCCGCTTCGTCGGCCTGGCCAACTACCAGACCATCCTGACCGACCGGTTGTGGTGGACGGCGTTCGTGGTCACCCTGGCGATCACTGCCGTCTCGGTTGCCATCGAGTTCGTGGTGGGTCTGGCGTTGGCGCTGGTGATGCACCGCACCGTCGTCGGCAAGGGCGTGGTGCGCACCGCGGTGCTGATTCCCTACGGAATCGTCACGGTGGCGGCGTCGTATAGCTGGTATTACGCCTGGACACCTGGCACCGGGTATTTGGCCAACCTGTTGCCACAAGGCAGCGCGCCGCTCACGCAGCAGATCCCGTCGCTGGGCATCATCATCCTGGCCGAGGTGTGGAAGACCACCCCGTTCATGGCATTGCTGCTGCTGGCAGGGCTGGCGTTGGTGCCCGACGACCTGCTGAAGGCCGCGCACGTCGACGGCGCCGGGCCCTGGCGACGGCTCACCAAGGTCACCTTGCCGCTGATCAAACCGGCGATCCTGGTGGCGCTGCTGTTCCGGACGCTGGATGCGTTCCGCATTTTCGACAACATCTACGTGCTCACCGGTGGCTCCAACAAAACCGAATCGGTGTCGATTCTGGGTTACGACAACCTATTCAAGGGCTTCAACTTGGGCCTGGGATCGGCGATATCGGTGCTGATCTTCGGTTGCGTGGCCATCATCGCGCTCATCTTCGTCAAGGTGTTCGGCGCGTCGGCGCCCGGAACTGACGGGGGCGGGCGGTGA
- a CDS encoding malate dehydrogenase, producing MSTSALKVAVTGAAGQIGYSLLFRLASGALLGPDRPIELRLLEIEPALKALEGVVMELEDCAFPLLAGVEIGADPAKIFDGVSLALLVGARPRTKGMERSDLLEANGAIFTAQGKALNDVAADDIRVGVTGNPANTNALIAMNNAPDIPRERFSALTRLDHNRAIAQLAKKTGAAVTDIKKMTIWGNHSTTQYPDIFHAEIAGKNAAEVVGDQAWIENDFIPTVAKRGAAIIEARGASSAASAASATIDAARDWLLGTPDGDWVSMAVVSDGSYDVPEGLVSSFPVTTKDGNWSIVSGLEIDEFSRGRIDTSTAELADERAAVTELGLI from the coding sequence GTGAGCACATCTGCCCTTAAAGTGGCCGTCACCGGCGCCGCCGGCCAGATCGGTTACAGCCTGCTGTTCCGCCTGGCCAGCGGCGCGCTGCTCGGCCCTGACCGCCCGATCGAGCTGCGTCTGCTGGAGATCGAGCCCGCGTTGAAAGCGCTCGAAGGTGTGGTGATGGAGCTTGAGGACTGCGCGTTCCCGCTTTTGGCCGGCGTCGAAATCGGCGCGGACCCGGCCAAGATCTTCGACGGCGTGAGCCTGGCCTTGCTCGTCGGCGCCCGCCCGCGCACCAAAGGCATGGAGCGCAGCGACCTCCTCGAAGCCAACGGCGCCATCTTCACCGCGCAGGGCAAGGCCCTCAACGACGTCGCCGCCGACGACATCCGTGTCGGCGTGACCGGTAACCCCGCCAACACCAACGCGCTGATCGCGATGAACAACGCGCCCGATATTCCGCGGGAGCGGTTCTCGGCGCTGACCCGGCTCGACCACAACCGGGCGATCGCCCAGCTGGCCAAGAAGACCGGCGCCGCGGTCACCGACATCAAGAAGATGACGATCTGGGGCAACCATTCGACCACCCAGTACCCCGACATCTTCCACGCCGAGATCGCCGGCAAGAACGCCGCAGAGGTGGTGGGCGACCAAGCCTGGATCGAAAACGACTTCATCCCCACCGTGGCCAAACGCGGCGCAGCGATCATCGAGGCCCGCGGCGCTTCCTCGGCCGCCTCGGCGGCGTCGGCGACGATCGACGCTGCCCGCGACTGGCTGCTCGGCACCCCTGACGGCGACTGGGTGTCGATGGCGGTGGTCTCCGACGGCTCCTACGACGTGCCGGAGGGCCTGGTGTCGTCGTTTCCGGTGACGACCAAAGACGGCAACTGGAGCATCGTTTCCGGTTTGGAGATCGACGAGTTCTCCCGCGGCCGAATCGATACGTCGACCGCCGAGCTCGCCGACGAGCGCGCCGCGGTCACCGAACTTGGCCTGATCTGA
- a CDS encoding ABC transporter ATP-binding protein — protein sequence MAEIVLDRVTKSYPDGATAVKELSITIADGEFVILVGPSGCGKTTTLNMIAGLEDISSGELRIDGERVNEKAPKDRDIAMVFQSYALYPHMTVRQNIAFPLTLAKKKKAEIAEKVEETARILDLTDLLDRKPSQLSGGQRQRVAMGRAIVRHPKAFLMDEPLSNLDAKLRVQMRGEIARLQRRLGTTTVYVTHDQTEAMTLGDRVVVMHGGVAQQIGTPDELYERPVNLFVAGFIGSPAMNFFPATLTPTGLSLPFGEVTLTQPVHDVIAQHPAPENVIVGVRPEHLADAALIDAYQRLRALTFEVKVDLVESLGAEKYVYFTTAGWDVHAPQLDELAAESGARESQFVARVPPESKATKGQSLELALDTVKLTVFDADSGVNLTIPPPPE from the coding sequence ATGGCCGAGATTGTGTTGGACAGGGTGACCAAGAGTTACCCCGACGGCGCGACGGCCGTGAAGGAATTGAGCATTACGATCGCCGACGGCGAGTTTGTCATTCTGGTCGGGCCCTCGGGTTGCGGCAAGACCACAACGTTGAACATGATCGCCGGCCTGGAAGACATTTCCTCTGGCGAGTTGCGCATCGACGGTGAACGCGTTAACGAGAAGGCGCCCAAGGACCGTGACATCGCCATGGTATTCCAGTCGTATGCGCTTTACCCGCACATGACGGTGCGGCAGAATATCGCCTTCCCGCTGACTTTGGCCAAGAAGAAAAAAGCGGAGATTGCCGAAAAGGTCGAGGAGACCGCGAGAATCCTCGACCTAACCGATCTTCTGGACCGCAAGCCTTCGCAATTGTCTGGGGGGCAGCGCCAGCGCGTCGCGATGGGGCGGGCAATTGTGCGGCACCCCAAAGCGTTTCTGATGGACGAGCCGCTGTCGAATTTGGATGCCAAACTACGGGTGCAGATGCGCGGCGAGATCGCCCGGCTGCAGCGGCGGCTGGGCACCACGACCGTCTACGTCACCCACGACCAGACCGAGGCGATGACGCTCGGCGACCGGGTGGTGGTGATGCACGGGGGCGTCGCGCAGCAGATCGGCACCCCCGACGAGCTCTACGAGCGGCCGGTCAACCTGTTTGTCGCCGGGTTTATCGGCTCGCCCGCGATGAACTTCTTTCCCGCGACCCTGACTCCGACCGGTCTGAGTCTGCCGTTCGGCGAAGTGACGCTGACGCAGCCAGTGCATGACGTGATCGCACAGCATCCCGCGCCGGAGAATGTCATCGTCGGTGTGCGCCCCGAGCATCTTGCCGATGCCGCGCTGATCGACGCCTATCAACGCCTGCGGGCACTCACGTTCGAGGTGAAGGTCGACCTGGTGGAATCGTTGGGCGCCGAAAAATATGTGTACTTCACCACTGCCGGCTGGGATGTGCATGCGCCTCAGCTCGACGAACTGGCCGCCGAATCGGGGGCCCGGGAAAGCCAGTTCGTCGCCCGCGTCCCGCCCGAGTCGAAGGCAACAAAAGGGCAGTCGCTCGAATTGGCGCTCGACACTGTGAAACTCACCGTTTTCGACGCCGACTCAGGCGTCAACCTGACCATTCCGCCACCGCCCGAGTAG
- a CDS encoding glycine betaine ABC transporter substrate-binding protein, whose amino-acid sequence MTVRRLTALALTAAVALVGCGHGSRATHPVRELVVASAPDSESVLLADIYAGALRSYGFPARVESAADPLSGLDSGTADVAPGFTGRLLQRFQPGATVRSDAQVYRAMVGALPEGIAAGDYATAAEDKPALVVSRSTAKAWGGNELSELPRHCGGLVIGSVATVATPQKISRCRLPPSRQFPDSTTMFAALRSGELTAAWSSTAAPDVPADLVMLVDGKPALVQAENVVPLYRRNELTDRQVLAINEVAGVLDTAALADMRRQAAKGANPQGLADAWLADHPLGRS is encoded by the coding sequence GTGACGGTCCGCAGGCTTACCGCGCTGGCACTGACCGCAGCAGTGGCGCTGGTCGGCTGTGGTCATGGTTCGCGTGCGACCCACCCGGTGCGCGAACTCGTCGTGGCATCCGCTCCCGATTCCGAGTCGGTGCTGCTGGCCGATATCTACGCCGGGGCGCTGCGCTCCTACGGTTTCCCCGCGCGCGTCGAATCGGCAGCCGACCCGTTGAGCGGGCTGGACTCCGGCACTGCCGACGTAGCCCCTGGTTTCACCGGTCGCCTGCTGCAAAGGTTTCAGCCCGGCGCCACCGTGCGCTCCGACGCGCAGGTGTACCGTGCGATGGTCGGCGCGCTGCCCGAGGGCATTGCCGCCGGCGACTACGCCACCGCCGCCGAGGACAAACCCGCGCTGGTGGTGAGTCGATCCACAGCCAAGGCTTGGGGTGGCAACGAGTTGAGCGAGTTACCGCGGCATTGCGGCGGGCTTGTCATCGGTTCTGTCGCGACAGTCGCGACACCGCAGAAAATCAGCCGCTGTCGGCTACCTCCGAGCCGTCAATTCCCAGATAGCACAACCATGTTCGCTGCCCTGCGGTCCGGGGAGCTGACCGCGGCGTGGAGCAGCACCGCCGCTCCCGATGTGCCCGCCGATCTGGTCATGCTGGTCGACGGCAAACCGGCTCTGGTGCAGGCGGAGAACGTGGTGCCGCTGTATCGCCGCAACGAGCTGACTGACCGGCAGGTGTTGGCGATCAACGAGGTCGCCGGGGTGCTGGATACTGCCGCGCTGGCCGACATGCGCCGGCAAGCCGCCAAGGGCGCCAATCCTCAGGGTCTGGCCGACGCGTGGCTGGCCGACCACCCGTTGGGCCGTTCTTAG
- a CDS encoding NADP-dependent malic enzyme, giving the protein MPHAVTNPADERSQILIGDEEIFEAHVAGKLSVGLKTRLDTQRALSIAYTPGVAQVSRAIAADHTLAARYTWANRLVAVVSDGSAVLGLGDIGPAAALPVMEGKSALFKAFGGLDSIPIVLDTKNPDEIVETLVRLRPSFGAVSLEDISAPRCFEIERRVVDALDCPVMHDDQHGTAIVVLAALLGASTLLDRDMAKLRVVISGAGAAGVACANLLLANGISDITVLDSSGILHPSRDDMNSVKAELAQRTNPAGRTGGMVEALEGADVFLGVSAGVVPEDLIATMAPDGIVFALSNPDPEIHPDVAAKYAAVVATGRSDFPNQINNVLAFPGVFRGALDAGASRITQKMMVAAAEAIFSVVGDDLAPDRIVPSPLDPRVAAAVAAAVSAASDTAE; this is encoded by the coding sequence GTGCCCCACGCGGTGACGAACCCAGCTGACGAGCGCTCCCAGATTCTCATCGGCGACGAGGAGATTTTCGAGGCCCACGTAGCGGGGAAGCTTTCCGTGGGGCTCAAGACTCGGCTAGACACTCAGCGTGCGTTGTCGATCGCCTATACCCCCGGGGTGGCGCAGGTCAGCCGTGCCATCGCCGCCGACCACACGCTGGCGGCCCGCTACACCTGGGCGAACCGGCTGGTCGCCGTCGTCAGCGACGGCAGCGCGGTCCTCGGTCTCGGCGACATCGGCCCCGCCGCGGCACTTCCGGTGATGGAGGGAAAGAGCGCGCTGTTCAAGGCGTTCGGTGGCTTGGACTCAATTCCGATCGTCCTGGACACCAAAAATCCCGACGAGATTGTCGAAACATTGGTGCGGCTGCGGCCGAGCTTCGGCGCGGTTAGCCTCGAGGACATCTCCGCGCCACGCTGCTTCGAGATCGAACGCCGTGTCGTCGATGCACTGGACTGCCCGGTCATGCACGACGACCAGCACGGCACCGCGATCGTCGTGCTGGCGGCGCTGCTGGGTGCCAGCACGCTGCTCGACCGCGACATGGCCAAACTGCGCGTGGTGATCTCCGGCGCCGGAGCTGCTGGGGTTGCTTGCGCGAATCTCCTTCTTGCCAACGGGATTTCCGACATCACGGTGCTCGATTCGAGCGGGATTCTGCACCCCAGCCGTGACGACATGAACAGCGTCAAGGCTGAACTGGCGCAGCGCACCAACCCGGCCGGGCGCACCGGCGGCATGGTGGAGGCGCTTGAGGGCGCCGACGTGTTCCTCGGGGTATCTGCCGGGGTGGTACCCGAGGATTTGATCGCCACCATGGCGCCCGACGGGATCGTGTTCGCGCTGTCCAATCCCGACCCGGAGATTCACCCGGACGTGGCGGCCAAGTACGCGGCGGTGGTAGCCACGGGCCGAAGCGATTTTCCCAACCAGATCAATAACGTGCTGGCGTTTCCCGGGGTTTTCCGGGGCGCGCTGGACGCGGGCGCCAGCCGGATCACCCAGAAGATGATGGTGGCCGCGGCCGAGGCGATTTTCTCCGTGGTCGGCGACGACCTTGCGCCCGACCGGATCGTCCCGAGCCCGCTGGATCCGCGGGTCGCGGCGGCGGTGGCCGCCGCGGTGTCGGCCGCGTCAGATACCGCAGAGTGA
- a CDS encoding ABC transporter substrate-binding protein produces MCAVALAALTTALLPLACGQGNGGPVISLYTPADDSGTYTAIAKRCTAQFGGRFAIQQISLPRSADDQRLQLARRLTGNDRTLDVMGLDVVWTAEFAEAGWALPLSDDPAGRAEADATADTLPGPLATARWQHKLYAAPITTNTQLLWYRADLMDQPPSTWDGMVAEATRLHAAGEPSWIGVQAKQYEGLVVWFNTLLTSAGGQVLSDDGKTVTLTDTPQHRAATVKALQIMKSVATAPGADPSITQSDESSARLALEAGRAALEVNWPFVLPSMLENAVKGGVAFLPLNQRPDLVGSINSVGSFRPDDEQFRAAYEASKKVFGFAAYPGVQPGQPARVTIGGLNLAVAKTTRHKAEAFEAVRCLRSLPNQKYVSIRGGLPAVRASLYSDPQFQVRYPQYEIIRQQLTTAAVRPATPLYQAVSTRISATLAPITAIDPERTADVLTVEVQKAIDGKGLIP; encoded by the coding sequence ATGTGCGCGGTCGCGTTGGCGGCGTTGACCACCGCGTTGCTGCCGCTGGCCTGTGGGCAGGGCAACGGCGGGCCGGTGATCAGCCTCTATACGCCCGCCGACGACAGCGGCACCTACACCGCGATCGCCAAGCGCTGCACCGCCCAGTTCGGTGGGCGTTTCGCCATCCAGCAGATCAGCTTGCCGCGCTCCGCCGACGACCAGCGGCTGCAGCTGGCTCGCCGGCTCACCGGCAACGACCGCACCCTCGATGTGATGGGCCTCGACGTAGTCTGGACCGCGGAGTTCGCCGAGGCGGGCTGGGCGCTGCCGCTGTCCGACGACCCGGCCGGCCGCGCAGAAGCCGACGCCACCGCCGACACGTTGCCAGGTCCGCTCGCCACAGCCAGATGGCAGCACAAGCTCTACGCCGCGCCGATCACCACAAACACCCAATTACTTTGGTACCGAGCTGATTTGATGGATCAGCCGCCGTCGACGTGGGATGGCATGGTGGCCGAGGCGACCCGGCTGCACGCGGCCGGAGAACCCAGCTGGATCGGCGTGCAGGCCAAGCAGTACGAGGGTCTGGTGGTGTGGTTCAACACGTTGCTGACCAGCGCCGGCGGGCAGGTGCTCTCCGACGACGGCAAGACCGTCACCCTGACCGACACGCCGCAGCATCGGGCCGCAACTGTCAAGGCTTTGCAGATCATGAAGTCGGTGGCGACCGCGCCCGGCGCCGACCCGTCGATCACCCAATCCGATGAGAGTTCGGCGCGGTTGGCGCTCGAAGCGGGTAGGGCAGCGTTGGAAGTCAACTGGCCGTTCGTGCTCCCCTCGATGCTGGAGAACGCCGTGAAGGGCGGGGTCGCGTTCCTGCCGCTCAACCAGCGGCCCGACCTGGTCGGCAGCATCAACAGCGTCGGCTCGTTCCGGCCCGACGATGAGCAGTTCCGGGCCGCTTACGAAGCCAGCAAGAAGGTGTTCGGGTTCGCGGCCTACCCGGGTGTGCAGCCCGGCCAACCGGCCCGAGTAACGATCGGCGGGCTGAATTTGGCGGTGGCCAAGACAACTCGCCACAAGGCAGAGGCGTTCGAAGCGGTGCGGTGTCTGCGCAGCCTGCCCAACCAGAAGTATGTGTCGATTCGAGGCGGCCTGCCGGCGGTGCGCGCCTCCCTGTATTCCGACCCGCAATTCCAGGTGAGGTATCCGCAGTACGAGATCATCCGCCAGCAGCTCACCACCGCCGCCGTGCGGCCCGCCACTCCGCTCTATCAGGCGGTTTCCACCCGGATCTCGGCGACGCTGGCTCCGATCACCGCCATCGACCCCGAGCGCACGGCCGATGTGCTCACCGTCGAGGTGCAAAAGGCCATCGACGGAAAGGGGCTGATCCCATGA
- the corA gene encoding magnesium/cobalt transporter CorA codes for MPSFRTSLRPVARPKFAEPNSQPSPVPVANAMVDCGVYVDGARLPGVYTHADALAKVRELEQTGQEAFAWVGLHEPDEHQMQDVADVFGLHPLAAEDAVVAHQRPKLERYDETLFLVLKTVKYVPHDSVVLARQIVETGQVMVFVGKDFVVTVRHGEHGGLADVRKRMEADPDHLRLGPYAVMHAIADYVVDHYLDVTNLIEADIDNLEEVAFTPGHKLDIEPIYLLKREVVELRRCVSPLSVPFQRMQSEHKDLISKEVRRYLRDVADHQAQAADQISSYDEMLTSLVQAALAQVGMQQNIDMRKISAWAAIAAVPTMIAGIYGMNFKYMPILHWHWGYPVVVTVMVAICLVLYRNFRRRDWL; via the coding sequence ATGCCCTCGTTTCGCACCTCACTTCGACCGGTGGCCCGGCCCAAATTCGCCGAGCCGAACAGCCAGCCTTCGCCTGTCCCGGTCGCGAACGCGATGGTCGACTGCGGTGTGTACGTGGACGGCGCACGGCTGCCCGGGGTGTACACCCACGCGGACGCGCTGGCCAAGGTGCGTGAGCTTGAGCAGACCGGCCAGGAAGCGTTTGCCTGGGTTGGTTTGCACGAGCCCGACGAGCACCAGATGCAAGACGTGGCCGATGTTTTCGGACTGCACCCGCTGGCCGCGGAGGACGCCGTCGTCGCACACCAGCGACCCAAGCTGGAACGCTACGACGAAACCCTGTTTCTGGTGTTGAAGACGGTCAAGTACGTCCCGCACGACTCGGTGGTACTGGCCCGCCAGATCGTCGAGACCGGCCAGGTCATGGTCTTCGTCGGCAAGGATTTCGTGGTCACCGTCCGGCACGGCGAGCACGGCGGGCTCGCCGATGTGCGCAAGCGGATGGAGGCCGATCCCGATCATCTGCGGCTGGGGCCGTACGCGGTGATGCACGCGATCGCCGACTACGTGGTGGACCACTACCTTGACGTGACCAACCTCATCGAAGCCGACATCGACAACCTCGAGGAGGTCGCGTTTACCCCCGGCCACAAGCTCGATATCGAACCGATTTACCTGCTCAAGCGTGAAGTCGTCGAACTGCGCCGATGTGTGAGTCCGCTGTCGGTCCCGTTCCAGCGGATGCAGTCCGAGCACAAGGACCTGATCTCCAAGGAAGTGCGGCGCTATCTGCGTGACGTCGCCGACCACCAGGCGCAAGCGGCCGACCAGATCTCCAGCTATGACGAAATGCTCACCTCACTGGTTCAGGCCGCGCTGGCCCAGGTCGGCATGCAGCAGAACATCGACATGCGCAAGATCTCGGCCTGGGCGGCGATCGCCGCCGTGCCGACCATGATCGCCGGCATCTACGGGATGAACTTCAAGTACATGCCCATCCTGCACTGGCATTGGGGTTACCCGGTCGTGGTCACCGTGATGGTGGCTATCTGCCTGGTGCTCTACCGCAACTTCCGCCGCCGCGACTGGCTCTAG
- a CDS encoding carbohydrate ABC transporter permease: protein MGVRRGLGWAVIDTLVVVYALFPVLWILSLSLKPSSKVRDGKLIPSTVTFDNYRGIFRGDLFTSALINSIGIGLITTAIAVVVGAMAAYAVARLAFPGKRLLIGVALLIAMFPQISLVTPIFNIEREFGLFNTWPGLIIPYITFALPLAIYTLSAFFREIPWDLEKAAKMDGATPGQAFRKVIAPLAAPGIVTAAILVFIFAWNDLLLALSLTATKASITAPVAIVNFPGSSQFEEPTGSIAAGAMVITVPIIVFVLIFQRRIVAGLTSGAVKG, encoded by the coding sequence ATCGGCGTCAGGCGTGGCCTCGGCTGGGCGGTCATCGACACCCTGGTGGTGGTCTATGCGCTGTTCCCGGTGCTCTGGATCCTGTCGCTGTCGCTGAAACCGAGCTCAAAAGTTAGGGACGGCAAGCTGATTCCGTCGACGGTGACTTTCGATAACTATCGTGGCATCTTCCGCGGTGACTTGTTCACTTCGGCGCTGATCAACTCCATCGGCATCGGTTTGATCACCACCGCGATCGCGGTGGTGGTCGGCGCTATGGCAGCCTATGCGGTGGCACGCCTGGCCTTCCCGGGCAAGAGGTTGCTTATCGGTGTCGCGCTGTTGATCGCGATGTTTCCCCAAATTTCGCTCGTCACGCCGATTTTCAATATCGAGCGCGAATTCGGGTTGTTCAACACCTGGCCGGGGTTGATCATCCCCTACATCACGTTTGCGTTGCCGCTGGCCATTTACACGTTGTCGGCATTCTTCCGCGAGATCCCATGGGATCTGGAGAAGGCGGCGAAGATGGACGGCGCGACGCCGGGCCAAGCATTCCGAAAGGTGATCGCACCGCTTGCTGCTCCGGGGATCGTGACCGCAGCGATCCTGGTGTTCATCTTCGCGTGGAACGACCTGCTGCTGGCGTTGTCGTTGACCGCTACCAAGGCCTCGATCACCGCGCCCGTGGCGATAGTCAATTTTCCCGGCAGTTCGCAATTCGAGGAACCAACGGGATCCATCGCGGCCGGCGCGATGGTGATCACGGTCCCGATTATCGTTTTTGTTCTAATCTTCCAACGAAGGATTGTTGCCGGATTGACCTCAGGTGCGGTGAAGGGATAG